The Nitrospira sp. genome contains a region encoding:
- a CDS encoding DNA gyrase inhibitor YacG produces the protein MTCPLCSQPAPWEGNPWRPFCSERCQLIDLGTWAAEQYRIPGPTSGQGNADPHKDEQ, from the coding sequence ATGACATGTCCCCTGTGCAGCCAACCCGCACCATGGGAAGGGAACCCGTGGCGCCCTTTCTGTTCTGAACGGTGCCAGCTCATCGACTTGGGGACGTGGGCGGCGGAACAGTACCGTATTCCAGGTCCCACCTCCGGCCAAGGAAACGCTGACCCCCACAAGGATGAACAGTAA
- a CDS encoding PilZ domain-containing protein, with protein MIECREHPRIPVDLQVFFSTTNQTEVLQGTMFDISAGGCAVTSTAPIATGAGVKLLIQATDLAVPITVHSAAVRWVNQGEFGVEFVRLTDVDRNRLQRLLHIATPRSVPQD; from the coding sequence ATGATCGAATGTCGGGAACATCCGCGAATCCCTGTTGACTTGCAGGTCTTCTTTTCCACGACCAATCAGACGGAAGTCCTCCAAGGTACCATGTTCGATATTTCCGCCGGTGGTTGCGCAGTGACCAGCACCGCTCCGATTGCGACGGGGGCCGGTGTCAAATTGTTGATCCAGGCCACCGATTTGGCCGTCCCGATCACCGTCCATTCCGCTGCTGTTCGATGGGTCAACCAGGGCGAATTCGGTGTCGAGTTCGTGCGTCTCACTGATGTGGATCGAAACCGGTTGCAACGGCTCCTTCACATTGCGACACCGCGGTCCGTGCCTCAGGATTGA